In Haloarcula sp. H-GB4, a single genomic region encodes these proteins:
- a CDS encoding transcription initiation factor IIB family protein — MSESTTRTSTRERDEKITESTEQEAVETCPECSGNVVTDTEHGETVCEDCGLVVEEDEIDHGPEWRAFNSAEKDRKSRVGAPTTNMMHDKGLSTNIGWQNKDAYGRSLSSEQRQKMQRLRTWNERFRTRDSKERNLKQALGEIDRMASALGLPQNVRETSSVIYRRALGDDLLPGRSIEGVATAALYAAARMAGNPRSLDEMARVSRVEKMELTRTYRYIVRELSLEVQPADPEHYLPRFISDLGLSEETQRQARDLIEGARQSGMLSGKSPVGIAAAAVYAAALLTNEKVTQSQVSDVADISEVTIRNRYKELLEAEDLPA; from the coding sequence ATGAGTGAATCAACAACGCGGACAAGCACACGAGAACGAGACGAGAAAATTACTGAGTCGACGGAACAGGAGGCTGTAGAGACCTGTCCCGAATGTAGTGGCAATGTAGTTACGGACACTGAACACGGCGAAACAGTCTGTGAAGACTGTGGGCTGGTCGTCGAGGAGGACGAGATTGACCACGGTCCGGAATGGCGTGCGTTCAATTCCGCCGAGAAGGACCGCAAGTCCCGCGTCGGCGCGCCGACGACGAACATGATGCACGACAAGGGCCTCTCAACGAACATCGGCTGGCAGAACAAGGACGCCTACGGGCGTTCCCTCTCCAGCGAGCAGCGCCAGAAAATGCAGCGACTCCGGACTTGGAACGAGCGATTCCGTACCCGTGACTCCAAGGAGCGCAATCTCAAGCAGGCGCTGGGCGAAATCGACCGAATGGCCTCTGCGCTGGGGCTCCCCCAGAACGTCCGCGAGACATCCAGCGTCATCTACCGCCGCGCGCTCGGTGACGACCTCCTCCCAGGTCGTTCCATTGAGGGCGTCGCGACCGCTGCGCTGTACGCGGCCGCTCGCATGGCCGGGAACCCCCGGTCGCTGGACGAGATGGCCCGTGTCTCCCGCGTCGAGAAGATGGAGCTCACACGAACCTACCGCTACATCGTCCGCGAACTCAGCCTCGAAGTCCAGCCGGCGGACCCGGAACACTACCTTCCACGGTTCATCTCCGACCTCGGACTTAGCGAGGAGACCCAGCGACAGGCACGAGATCTCATCGAGGGTGCTCGCCAGTCTGGGATGCTCTCCGGCAAATCACCGGTCGGTATCGCCGCTGCAGCCGTCTACGCCGCCGCGCTGCTGACCAACGAGAAGGTCACACAGAGTCAGGTTAGCGACGTCGCTGACATCTCTGAAGTGACTATCCGAAACCGATACAAGGAACTCCTCGAAGCCGAGGACCTTCCGGCCTGA
- a CDS encoding DUF357 domain-containing protein gives MAADLEEKTDRYEGLLAEALDAASVAPPDGTPMHDAALECEEMASAYLEDGRHFRDDDDLVNALASFSYGHAWLDAGARIGLFDVPTEGHLFTV, from the coding sequence ATGGCCGCTGATCTCGAAGAGAAGACTGACCGCTACGAGGGACTGCTTGCTGAGGCACTTGACGCGGCATCAGTCGCACCGCCTGACGGAACGCCGATGCACGACGCCGCTCTAGAGTGTGAGGAGATGGCGTCGGCGTATCTTGAAGATGGGCGTCACTTTAGAGACGACGACGACCTCGTGAACGCGCTGGCGTCGTTCTCGTATGGACACGCGTGGTTGGACGCGGGCGCGCGTATCGGCCTCTTTGATGTCCCAACTGAGGGGCACCTATTCACTGTCTGA
- a CDS encoding NAD(P)/FAD-dependent oxidoreductase, with product MTEPVEHRRLIVAGTGAAGLTAAIYAARSNNDPLVLEGDEPGGQLTLTSEVENFPGFPEGLSGPDLINNMKEQAERFGAELEHGIVADIDDSERPFRVELSNGDVYTCDAFIAASGASARTLGVPGEDELMGYGVSTCATCDGAFFRGEDMLVVGGGDAAMEEAHFLTKFADTVYIAHRREEFRAEDYWIDRVQQKVDEGEIEIMRNTELLEMHGSPEDGVDHVTLAQNDEGHPSEKLDDDGTETFDFDVGAVFIAIGHTPNTGYLEDTGVELDDTGYIQTHGGTGGDQTATDVDGIFGAGDVVDYHYQQAVTAAGMGCKAAIDADEYLEAKAEATAEAESEAAAEADD from the coding sequence ATGACAGAACCGGTCGAACACCGACGACTCATCGTCGCTGGCACGGGCGCAGCGGGACTGACAGCGGCCATCTACGCCGCCAGGAGCAACAACGACCCACTCGTTCTCGAAGGCGACGAACCCGGTGGGCAACTCACGCTGACCAGCGAAGTCGAGAACTTCCCCGGCTTCCCCGAGGGGCTCTCCGGGCCGGACCTTATCAACAATATGAAAGAGCAGGCCGAGCGCTTCGGCGCTGAGCTGGAACACGGTATCGTCGCCGATATTGACGACAGCGAGCGGCCGTTCCGCGTAGAACTGTCGAACGGCGACGTGTACACCTGTGACGCCTTCATCGCCGCCTCCGGAGCCAGCGCCCGGACGCTGGGCGTCCCCGGCGAGGACGAGCTAATGGGCTACGGCGTCTCGACGTGTGCGACCTGCGACGGCGCGTTCTTCCGCGGCGAGGACATGCTCGTCGTTGGTGGCGGCGACGCGGCCATGGAGGAGGCCCACTTCCTCACGAAGTTCGCCGACACCGTCTACATCGCACACCGCCGTGAGGAGTTCCGCGCCGAGGACTACTGGATCGACCGTGTCCAGCAGAAGGTCGACGAGGGTGAAATCGAGATCATGCGCAACACCGAACTGCTGGAAATGCACGGCTCCCCCGAGGACGGAGTCGACCACGTCACCCTCGCACAGAACGACGAGGGTCATCCCAGCGAGAAGCTCGACGACGACGGGACCGAAACCTTCGACTTCGACGTTGGCGCCGTCTTCATCGCCATCGGTCACACGCCCAACACCGGCTACCTCGAAGACACCGGCGTCGAACTTGACGACACCGGGTACATCCAGACCCACGGCGGCACCGGCGGCGACCAGACTGCCACCGACGTGGACGGTATCTTCGGTGCCGGCGACGTGGTCGACTACCACTACCAGCAGGCCGTCACCGCTGCCGGGATGGGCTGTAAAGCCGCCATCGACGCTGACGAGTACCTCGAAGCAAAGGCCGAAGCTACCGCAGAGGCAGAGTCCGAAGCCGCCGCGGAAGCCGACGACTAA
- a CDS encoding 2,5-diamino-6-(ribosylamino)-4(3H)-pyrimidinone 5'-phosphate reductase, which yields MHVVVNAAMSVDGKLSSRRREQIAISGPDDFDRVDQLRADSDAVMVGVGTILADDPSLTVDNADRRADRADRGDPENPARVIADSRIRTPPDATVLDGRAQTYLLVSEAAPPDFIEEMEDAGAYVIAAGQDRVDLTTTLAKLEGDGIDQLMVEGGGELIFGLLEEALVDELFVYVGPKVIGGRDAPTLADGDGFIEDFPEPELADVERVDDGVVLHWQF from the coding sequence ATGCACGTCGTCGTTAACGCCGCCATGAGTGTCGACGGGAAGCTCTCCTCCCGCCGCCGCGAACAGATCGCTATCTCCGGCCCGGACGACTTCGACCGCGTCGACCAGCTCAGAGCCGACAGCGACGCGGTGATGGTCGGTGTCGGCACAATTCTCGCCGATGACCCTTCGCTGACCGTCGACAATGCCGACCGCCGCGCCGACCGGGCCGATCGCGGCGACCCCGAAAACCCCGCCCGCGTCATCGCCGACTCCCGTATCCGCACGCCACCGGACGCCACAGTGCTTGACGGCCGCGCTCAGACCTACCTCCTCGTCAGCGAAGCCGCGCCGCCGGACTTCATCGAGGAGATGGAAGACGCCGGCGCGTACGTCATTGCTGCCGGTCAGGACCGGGTCGATCTGACGACGACGCTCGCGAAGCTGGAAGGCGACGGCATCGACCAGCTCATGGTCGAGGGCGGCGGCGAACTCATTTTCGGCCTGTTAGAGGAGGCGCTGGTCGACGAACTGTTCGTCTACGTTGGTCCGAAGGTCATCGGCGGCCGGGACGCGCCGACGCTGGCCGACGGCGACGGCTTCATTGAGGACTTCCCGGAGCCGGAGCTGGCCGACGTCGAACGGGTCGACGACGGCGTAGTGCTTCACTGGCAGTTCTGA
- a CDS encoding Single-stranded DNA binding protein: protein MSLEDHAEELASDLGVDKEEVTRDLENLVNYSVPMDEAKQSLRRKYGDGGSGGDSTPSSKAINEVSTDDSNVTVTAVVLTSGRRSIQYNGEQHVIREGELADETGKISYTAWDGFSGDLQPGQTVRLGNAGVREWDGQPELNLGDSTNPEVVDETLDIDYEVGGRAALQDLAPGDRGITVEVQVLECEQKVIDGRDGETTILSGVVGDESGRLPFTDWEPHDEIEEGASVRLDETFVREFRGAPSVNVSEFSAVTALDRTVDVTEDAPRLSIREAVESGGLFDVELAGNVIEVRDGSGLIERCPECGRVIQNGQCRSHGAVDGEDDLRTKAILDDGTDTVTAVLDNKLTARVYGGDLDDAREHARDAMDKEVVAERISDRIVGREYVVRGSLSVDEYGANLTASTFAEADDDPATRAQALLQEADT, encoded by the coding sequence ATGTCTCTCGAAGATCATGCCGAGGAGCTCGCCTCCGACCTCGGCGTTGACAAAGAGGAGGTCACACGCGACCTGGAAAACCTCGTGAACTACTCCGTCCCGATGGACGAGGCCAAGCAGAGCCTCAGACGGAAGTACGGTGATGGCGGCTCGGGCGGCGACAGCACGCCGTCAAGCAAGGCCATCAACGAGGTGTCGACCGACGACTCAAACGTGACAGTCACCGCCGTGGTGCTCACGTCGGGTCGCCGGTCCATCCAGTACAACGGGGAACAGCACGTCATCCGCGAGGGCGAACTCGCCGACGAAACGGGCAAGATATCCTACACGGCATGGGACGGATTCTCTGGTGACCTCCAGCCCGGCCAGACCGTCCGGCTCGGCAACGCCGGCGTCCGCGAATGGGACGGCCAGCCGGAACTCAATCTGGGCGATAGCACCAACCCCGAGGTCGTCGACGAAACACTCGACATCGACTACGAGGTTGGCGGCCGCGCCGCGCTACAGGACCTCGCACCGGGTGACCGCGGCATCACTGTCGAGGTGCAGGTGCTGGAATGCGAACAGAAGGTCATCGACGGCCGCGACGGCGAGACAACGATTCTCAGCGGCGTCGTCGGCGACGAGAGCGGCCGGCTCCCGTTCACCGACTGGGAGCCCCATGACGAAATCGAGGAAGGGGCGTCCGTGCGCCTCGACGAGACGTTCGTCCGTGAGTTCCGTGGCGCGCCATCGGTGAACGTCTCCGAGTTCTCGGCAGTGACCGCGCTGGACCGCACGGTCGATGTCACCGAAGACGCACCCCGGTTGTCGATCCGCGAGGCCGTCGAGAGCGGTGGCCTGTTCGACGTGGAACTGGCCGGCAACGTCATCGAGGTGCGGGACGGCTCCGGCCTCATCGAGCGCTGTCCGGAGTGTGGCCGCGTCATTCAGAACGGCCAGTGTCGCTCCCACGGCGCGGTCGACGGCGAGGACGACCTGCGGACGAAGGCCATCCTCGACGACGGAACTGACACCGTCACCGCAGTGCTTGATAATAAACTCACCGCCCGCGTGTACGGTGGCGACCTCGATGATGCCCGCGAGCACGCCCGCGATGCGATGGATAAAGAGGTCGTTGCCGAGCGCATCAGCGACCGTATCGTCGGCCGCGAGTACGTCGTCCGCGGGTCGCTGTCGGTCGACGAGTACGGCGCGAACCTCACTGCCTCGACCTTTGCCGAGGCTGACGACGACCCGGCGACGCGTGCGCAGGCCCTTCTACAGGAGGCAGACACATGA